The genomic interval GTCCCATCGCCTCAGCTCAGATCACTATATTTATTGTTACATCCACTCAAAGGTACTTATGAAGGAGGAATTCGTCTACGACATAAAGTCCGCTGAGGAACCGTCTCCCATATTCCCAGCCTCACACTGCGCGTAACGGCATCAGTCGTTTGTGTGGAAGGTTTACAGCGTTCTGTCTGTCGATCAGAACAAAACCTCGCTGGAAGGGGCAGGGCCAACTCCATAACGCAATAATGTATGCTGATATGATACTGACACCTCGTGGACAGAGCACAATATGACCCCTTTCCAACCCGGCACATAAACGAATGTATTAGTGTGCTTCCACAGTCCAAGATTACAAGATTGAAACTGTAGTATGATAGACGTATTGTTAATTACTTCATGAACACAGTGTCCACCACACTACATCCAAAGAGCCATTGAATAACATCCAATTTATCCAGGAATTCCTGGGAACGTTTGAGCAGATGTGTCCAGATTTATATTAACACACAATAGTGGTGTgtaagaaaacacattgagaACTCAATCTCCTTAAAGACAAGCCACACATCTGCTCGTTCAAATCCATAGATGAAATACACTaagcattaaaacatttttcctTAAAAATCCTCCACTTTGACATAGCGTGACTCAGTgccagcaccatggacagcgctTTAAAGTGCTTAGTTTTAAAGCTGTTGATTCAAAATACATATTCGAACTGAAACTTAAATATCAAATGACCTGTTAACCATTTTCACCACAAATAAAACTCAGCACATTCAAACACTATGTCATTGTAGTAGCCAGCACATTTGAATTTTCTAAGACAAATAGTGAATATTGAACACACACTTATTAAAACAGGAATGAACagaattgtttttaattattatagAGGTCATCTTATCTACCATGATGTTATCTTCTTACGAACTCAGAGTAATTTTTTTGTGGgtaaataaattatacattaaTTCGAAATCAAAACATTTCTTACCTCTCCAGACATCCCCCTCCTGTCAGGCAGCATTAGTGTGTTGGCATGGCTTCCTGGGGCTATAGTAGATCCTATACTCATCCTGGGTCCAACTAACATGTAGCGTTTGTCTCCAGATCTGTACTGGATGCTGTGACACAGTGTCCCATCATAATTAGGCTCTGGCAGATATTTAGAAGTATAGTCTGTGGACTTTGAGCACTGCATTGAAATCAGCACGATGATACTGACGAGAAAAAGAGCTGAAACTGAGCCCACAGTTATCATCAGGTAAAAAGTCACATTATTGTCCTCATCTGCTTTAGTTGAACTTTTCACATCAGAAGCTGCAAAAGCTTCTTTGGGCTCCACGACTTTGACGATGACAGTAGCTGTTGCTGAGAGTGACACGTTCCCATTGTCTTTGACCAGTATGAGCAGCTTGTGCTCAGcctcgtctgtctctgtgaatgaGCGAAGTGTTCTGATCTGTCCTGTATAGCGGTCCAAACCAAAGAGACTGTGGTCAGTAACttcctgcagtgaaaacagtaaCCAGCCGTTATATCCTATATCAGCGTCATAGGCTCTGACTTTAGTCACCAAGTGTCCTGCGTTCACATTGCGGGGAATCTCCTCCACACCTTCAGCAGAACCGTTGGAGCTGACTGGATACAGGATGACTGGAGCGTTGTCGTTCTGATCCAGAATGAACACGTTCACTGTGACGTTGCTGCTCAGGGACGGAGTTCCAGAATCTGACGCAACAACGTGGAACTtcaactttttcattttttcaaagtCGAAACTTTTCAGCGCGGATATTTTTCCGTTGTCAGAGTTTACATTCAGGAACGATGTCTTATCACCCTGCAGCCCATCCCCTCTCACAATGTGGTATGTTATTGCTGCGTTTTCATTTAGATCATTATCAGTAGCAGTCACAGAAAATATGGATGATCCCGGGGTAATGTTTTCTACCAAATAAAGTTCATATGGATTCTGACTAAATACTGGTTTGTTATCGTTTACATCTGACACCTGAACACGTAAGGTTTTTGCAGAGGAAAGTTGAGGTTCACCACAGTCAGTAGCTGTTATTGTGATGTCATAATCGGACACAGTTTCCCGGTCCAAGCGACCTTTGGTGACAAGAGAGTACATGTTTTCCTCAATGGATGGCGTCAAATCGAATGGAACATTATCTGAGATTTTACAAATAACTTTTCCATTAACACCCGAGTCTCTGTCCGTAACACTAATAAGGGAGATAACGGTGCCAGGCTTTGAATCCTCGGGGACAAGGTTGGACAGTGATGTCACTTCAATATCTGGCTGATTATCGTTCACATCTTTAATTTTGATCACGACTCTGCTTTCAGCCGTCCAGGGTGGCTGACCTTTATCTGAAGCCTGCAAGTCTAGTCTGTAAATCTCCGTGTCCTCAAAGTCCACTTTTCCTTTAACTCGAATCTCACCACTGACGCTGTCTAATTCAAATGTGTCTTgcactttcttcttctgtgtttttccaAACGTGTATTCAATCGCGCTATTCAGACCTTCATCTAAATCCGTAGCGTTCAGTTGTATTACAAGAGTTCCTATCGGTGCATTTTCATCTAATGACACGCTATACGTGTCTTTGCTGAACACTGGGCGATTATCATTTACATCTAGTACAGTGATTGTTAAATTAAGACTCCCAGATTTGGCCGGACTGCCCCCATCAGTAGCCGTTAATGTTAGATTATGTTCTGCCTTTTTCTCCCTGTCCAAAGGCTTTTTCAGAACTAAAAACGGGATCTTGTCCCCCTCGCTGTCTCTCACCTCTGtatcaaaaaaatcattttGGTTCAGTTTATATAATCGCACTGACTGCGTACCGACGTCGGGGTCTCTAGCTGCATGGATTTGGAAACGAGTACCTGGGGGAGTGTGCTCTGCTATTTCCAGTCGCTGCTCGTTTTCCGGAAACGTCGGTGAATGGTCATTAACATCTGTTATTTCAACACTCACATAATGTATTTCCAGTGGGCTCTCGACAACAATTTTGAGGTTTATCGAACAAACCTTTATTCCATCGCAGATTTCTTCACGGTCCATAATTCCCCCTACATACAACACTCCATTGTTCTGATTCAACTGAAACAGAGCGTGATTTGGACCCGAAACGAGGCGGAACCTCCTGTCTGTCAAGGTGCTGGTGTCAAGCCCCAAATCCTTAGCGACATTTCCAACAGCTGATCCAACTTGTACTTCTTCTGGAACTGAGTATCTAAGCTGAGCCAAAATCCCCTCCTCAAAGCACAGCAACAAAATCCACCAGCAGTTCACTCGGCGCCTTTGTCCTCGATATCCCATTGTGAAGCAAAAACTGCGGCCTTATTTGAGGGAAATGCAACGATCCAGTTGTTCATCGAATCAgtacaattaaataaattacagcattctcacatagaggcattcacacacacacaatacataaATCGCTTTCCACGCGTAATGCAAAAGCTACGATGTGCACTCCGCAAGCATACCCTTCATCTGAGATGATCTGGAGATGGGCAGGGCCAGTGCAGAATGAGCAACACAATCATTACCGAGGCCACACTGACATCATCTGGCCACTGGGCTTCACTACGATACGCAATCAAATGTATTAgttcactttttacttccttcAATAGATACTGCCAAAAGATGGGACAAGTGATGGTCTTCAATGTGCCCCAAAGTCTCAATTAATGAAGATTAAGTAATGTATTCGAGTAAGACTAGACGTTGAGACACACACTTTTGTTCGACACACTAAGGGATTTGCCTTGATTCAGTCTAGTCACGTGACTTGACATACGGGTACTATATGACGTAAACACAACTCAAGTGTTTATGGGTCGATCTACTAGTCGTTGTTTTGCCAATAAGGATAAACAATTAGGTAAAGTCTTGATGGAAACACATGGAGGTTTTccttcagcaccacggacagcgcTATTTCTCAGCCACAgacagagcaaagaaaaaaaagaaggaaaacatgGAGCTGCTTCTACATATGAACAACAGTTCAACATAGCGTGTCAAAGCATATGAGGTCATATAAGAAACGAAATATATTTACCTCTCCAGACATCCCTCTCCTGTCAGGCAGCATTAGTGTGTTGGCATGGCTTCCTGGGGCTATAGTAGATCCTATACTCATCCTGGGTCCAACTAACATGTAGCGTTTGTCTCCAGATCTGTACTGGATGCTGTGACACAGTGTCCCATCATAATTAGGCTCTGGCAGATATTTAGAAGTGTAGTCTGTTGACTTTGAGCACTGCATTGAAATCAGCACGATGATACTGACTAGAAAAAGAGCTGAAACCGAGCCCACAGTTATCATCAGATAAAAAGTCACATTACTGTCCTCTTCTGCTTTAGTTGAACTTTTCACATCAGAAGCTGCAAAAGCTTCTTTGGGCTCCACAACTTTGACGATGACAGTAGCTGTTGCTGAGAGTGACACGTTCCCATTGTCTTTGACCAGTATGAGCAGCTTGTGCTCAGcctcgtctgtctctgtgaatgaGCGAAGTGTTCTGATCTGTCCTGTATAGCGGTCCAAACCAAAGAGACTGTGGTCAGTAACttcctgcagtgaaaacagtaaCCAGCCGTTATATCCTATATCAGCGTCATAGGCTCTGACTTTAGTCACCAAGTGTCCTGCGTTCACATTGCGGGGAATCTCCTCCACACCTTCAGCAGAACCGTTTGAGCTGACTGGATACAGGATGACTGGAGCGTTGTCGTTCTGATCCAGAATGAACACGTTCACTGTGACGTTGCTGCTCAGTGACGGAGTTCCGGAATCTGACGCAACAATGTGGAACTTAAAGGTTTTCAGCGTTTCGAAGTCGAAACTTTTCAGCGCTAAAATCGTGCCATTGGCTtcgtttatatttaaaaaggagGTTACAGTGGGACCTGGACTCTTCCGATCGAGTGAATATGTGACTGCTGCATTTTCACCTCCATCAGCATCATTCGCACGCACTGAAAAAATTGACATTCCAGCCTTGTTATTTTCTGGCACATAAAACGTGTATGGGGTCTCAGTGAACAAAGGACTGTTATCATTGACGTCGAGCACATCCACCTGTATCACCTTGGTAGATGACAGTGCGGGGCTCCCTAAATCTTTAGCTGTTATCGTGATCTCATACGCGTGCATTGTTTCCTTATCAAGGTAGTCCCTGGTGATCAAAGAGTATGACTGTCCGTCAGGGGATGGCTTTAAGTCAAAAGGCAAATGTCCAGGCACACTGCAAACTACCTGACCATTTACACCTGAGTCCAAGTCCGTCACACCCATCAACGCCACCACCGTGCCAAGAGGTGCGTCCTCTGGAATGCGACTGGAGAGGGACGTGATCTCTATCTCGGGATGGTTATCATTCACGTCTTCCACTCTAACCAGCACGTTGcagtgtgtggacagagacacGGCCCCTTTGTCCGCAGCCAGTACCTTAATCTCATAGACCTGCTTCTCTTCGTAATCGAGGCCTCCTTTCACTGTTAGTCTGCCAGTTGTACGATCCAAATCAAACGGCTCAGAAGACAGGCCTCTGAGTTTACCCCTCAGAGAATACTCGATCTCACCGTTCATACCCTCATCCGAGTCTGTTGCGTTCACTATCAGAAGAAATGTTCCCGCAGGTGCGTTTTCCTTTATTGTCACGGTGTATTTCTGTTTACGACACACAGGTGGGTTGTCATTTACGTCTGACACAATAACGGTGATATTAATTGCTGCAGATTTCGATGGTTTCCCTCCATCTGACGCTGTTAATTGTAACcagtgttgagctgtgtgtTCTCGATCCAGAGGTCGTTGTAAAATCAGGAATGGCACTTTTCCATCCTCCCCAGATTCCTCTGTTTCCAGTCGAAAATACTGGTTGTTGTTCAGCTTATATGACTGTAAGGAATTCAAACCAACATCCAAGTCGTGGGCTCCTTCCATTTGAAATCGAGATCCCACCACGGCGGACTCCAGTACTTCCAATGTGTAGTTTTCTTCGGGGAATTTCGGCGAGTTGTCGTTTACATCGATTATTTCCACTATAACTTGATGCATCTCGAGTGGATTTTCGACCACCGCTTTCAGATTTGCTACGCACGGAGCGGTTTTTACGCACAGCTCCTCTCTGTCCACTCGCTGGTTTACCAACAGAACCCCATCTCTTGCATTTACCTTAAACAGATCCTGCTTTATTCCTGACACGACACGGAGGTTTCTATCCACCAGTCGTCCAAGATCTAATCCAAGGTCTTTGGCCACGTTTCCCACTGGCGTCCCTAATTTCACTTCTTCCTGGATGGAATACCGGATTTGAGCAGAGATTCCATCCAGTTGAATCACAACCAGCAGCGTCAGACAAAAGAAAATCCACACATCCAGTCGCTGTCTATTGCTGTCCGATGTCGCCATTGTTTGATTTGATCGCTGGGATTAAATCCGTCAACAAAACTCTTATGTGATTTTCAGTTTCCTTTTATGGAGAATAAACAAGAAAGGTCCACGGGAACCATCATTTCCAGCAGAAGGATGAAGGCTGTTAAGGCTGTTCTCTCACCCGGTCTCTTtgcacatgtaaaaaaaaagatgcgcCTCTCCCACAGACGCAACCACTGTGAGTATATGTAGTGTAACAGCACCACCCGTTGTCACTGCTGCGATGCTGCTAGTCTAGCATGTGAGATTTTGTTGAAAATAATATTCCACACATGCTCTAAGATTCTCTAAAACTGGGTTATTATGAACACATAtcttaatattttaacatttaggtGTGTATTGAAATCTGGCTCTTACAAGCCCATactgaaaatgaataataatatcaatatcTTGAACCTGAGGGATGTGTTTATCTTTCCAAAAAGTGTATAAGTTTAAGTGAtaagtcattttttttatcccaTTGTTTTATGATGTCTGTTCCCCACTTATAGATATTTGCCATTACCAACAGTGTTCCTAAAATtgttaatatttatgtttaatgtaatatagtataataataatgtaaatgtttgttatATCTCTGTTTTGTCTCGAGAGGAAACAATATGAAGTTGGATTTACagcatttgtattcttttacCCGCAGCAAGAAAAATGATGTGGGTCTGTAGAGGGTGATGCAGTTTGGAAATAATCATTATAAAGTTACatccaaacacaaatacatatgtATTCATTAATAATTCCCCTATATATAAAttggttttatatatatgttaacATATATTTTCCATGTGTGTTGAATTTGCTGCTTTCTCTGGACAAGTGTCATTGTTTAGTGACTCCAGCTGACAGACTGTGCTATGAGCAAAATACTGTGCGATTATGGTAATGATCTGCAGTGGTGAGTCTTTAAGTTAACGTTTGTCAACTGAATCCAGGCACTTAAGA from Limanda limanda chromosome 10, fLimLim1.1, whole genome shotgun sequence carries:
- the LOC133011824 gene encoding protocadherin gamma-C3-like, with translation MGYRGQRRRVNCWWILLLCFEEGILAQLRYSVPEEVQVGSAVGNVAKDLGLDTSTLTDRRFRLVSGPNHALFQLNQNNGVLYVGGIMDREEICDGIKVCSINLKIVVESPLEIHYVSVEITDVNDHSPTFPENEQRLEIAEHTPPGTRFQIHAARDPDVGTQSVRLYKLNQNDFFDTEVRDSEGDKIPFLVLKKPLDREKKAEHNLTLTATDGGSPAKSGSLNLTITVLDVNDNRPVFSKDTYSVSLDENAPIGTLVIQLNATDLDEGLNSAIEYTFGKTQKKKVQDTFELDSVSGEIRVKGKVDFEDTEIYRLDLQASDKGQPPWTAESRVVIKIKDVNDNQPDIEVTSLSNLVPEDSKPGTVISLISVTDRDSGVNGKVICKISDNVPFDLTPSIEENMYSLVTKGRLDRETVSDYDITITATDCGEPQLSSAKTLRVQVSDVNDNKPVFSQNPYELYLVENITPGSSIFSVTATDNDLNENAAITYHIVRGDGLQGDKTSFLNVNSDNGKISALKSFDFEKMKKLKFHVVASDSGTPSLSSNVTVNVFILDQNDNAPVILYPVSSNGSAEGVEEIPRNVNAGHLVTKVRAYDADIGYNGWLLFSLQEVTDHSLFGLDRYTGQIRTLRSFTETDEAEHKLLILVKDNGNVSLSATATVIVKVVEPKEAFAASDVKSSTKADEDNNVTFYLMITVGSVSALFLVSIIVLISMQCSKSTDYTSKYLPEPNYDGTLCHSIQYRSGDKRYMLVGPRMSIGSTIAPGSHANTLMLPDRRGMSGEVRNVLISN
- the LOC133011433 gene encoding protocadherin alpha-3-like, translated to MATSDSNRQRLDVWIFFCLTLLVVIQLDGISAQIRYSIQEEVKLGTPVGNVAKDLGLDLGRLVDRNLRVVSGIKQDLFKVNARDGVLLVNQRVDREELCVKTAPCVANLKAVVENPLEMHQVIVEIIDVNDNSPKFPEENYTLEVLESAVVGSRFQMEGAHDLDVGLNSLQSYKLNNNQYFRLETEESGEDGKVPFLILQRPLDREHTAQHWLQLTASDGGKPSKSAAINITVIVSDVNDNPPVCRKQKYTVTIKENAPAGTFLLIVNATDSDEGMNGEIEYSLRGKLRGLSSEPFDLDRTTGRLTVKGGLDYEEKQVYEIKVLAADKGAVSLSTHCNVLVRVEDVNDNHPEIEITSLSSRIPEDAPLGTVVALMGVTDLDSGVNGQVVCSVPGHLPFDLKPSPDGQSYSLITRDYLDKETMHAYEITITAKDLGSPALSSTKVIQVDVLDVNDNSPLFTETPYTFYVPENNKAGMSIFSVRANDADGGENAAVTYSLDRKSPGPTVTSFLNINEANGTILALKSFDFETLKTFKFHIVASDSGTPSLSSNVTVNVFILDQNDNAPVILYPVSSNGSAEGVEEIPRNVNAGHLVTKVRAYDADIGYNGWLLFSLQEVTDHSLFGLDRYTGQIRTLRSFTETDEAEHKLLILVKDNGNVSLSATATVIVKVVEPKEAFAASDVKSSTKAEEDSNVTFYLMITVGSVSALFLVSIIVLISMQCSKSTDYTSKYLPEPNYDGTLCHSIQYRSGDKRYMLVGPRMSIGSTIAPGSHANTLMLPDRRGMSGEVNIFRFLYDLICFDTLC